Within the Pseudonocardia alni genome, the region GCCCGGCGACACACCGCGCGGGGACCACCCCGGCCCCGACGACACGGCACTCATCGACCGGCGGGTCCGCGCCTTCGCCGACGCACTGCAGGCGTTCGAGCGGGACGGCGGGGCGGAGGACCTGCTCGCCCGCTTCCGCGACGGCGCCACGGCCGAGCGCCTCGACGGCTGCGGGGCCCGCACCGACCTCGGAGCGTTCTGGCAGGAGTACCTCTCCCCGTTCGACCACGTCGCGACGACCTTCCGCCACGCTGTGCAGACCAGGGACTCCGTCGCGCTGGAATGGCACAGCGACGCCGTACTCGCCGGGGGCGGCCCGGTGACCGTGCGCGGTGTCACCGTCCTCGATCTCACCGACGCCACCGACGACGACGGTTCGGGCACGGTCACCGCCCTGCGCACCTACTACGACACCGCGGTGTTCGTGACGCCGCCGCACGCCCGGGCCTGAACCGCACCGCGGTCCCCCGCCCCGGGTTGTGGTCCGTCCGGGCCGTGGTTACGGTCGAGCTCCCGGCACCGGGCACGCAGGACACCGCCGACGCGGGTCCGCCGCCCACCGGTCCACACGAGATCCGTTCAACCGTGCAGCGGACCCCGCACCTGCCATCGGCGATTGCGAGGGACCATGCAGAGTCCCACTCTCTCCACCCGGCCCACGACGACCACCCGCGACGGCCGACGGGGCTACGACGACCTCATCCCCGATCTCGACCAGCTGGCCGGGACCGAACCGGGCACGCCGGGCCGCGATGCGTTGCGCGAGTACGTGATCCGCGAGTTCCGTCCACTCGTGCGCAACCTGTCCCGGCGCTTCGCCGCCCCCGGCCGGGGCGTCGAGGACATCGAGCAGGCCGGCATGCTCGGTCTGGTCAAGGCGGTCGACCGCTACGACCCGTCGTCGGCGACCGGCGGCCCCCTCGGCTACCTGGTCCCGAGCATCCGCGGCGAGATGAAGCGCCACCTGCGGGACTACTCCTGGGCGGTGCGGGTCCCGCGCGACCTGAAGGAGCTCGCCGTCACCGTCGGCCGGGTCGCCGACGAGTTGGGGCAACGGCTCGGCCGCCCGCCCCGCCCCTCGGAGATCGCGACCGAGGTCGGCGTACCGATCGGCGAGGTCGTCGATGCGCTCGGTGCGCTGGAGTCGCACCACGCCAAGTCCCTGGACGCGCCGGTCGGTGACGACGGTTCCGGTGAGGGCCTGTCGCTCGCCGAGCGGATGGGCTCCGAGGACCCGGCGCTGGACCTCGCGGCGCACGGCCCCGGGATGCGTGCGGCACTCAACGAGCTGCCCGAACGGGAGCGTCGGATGCTGGTCCTGCGCTTCTACGGCGACCGGACCCAGTCCCAGATCGCCACCGAGCTGGGCATCTCGCAGATGCACGTCTCGCGGCTGCTGTCACGGACCCTGGCGCGGCTGCGCGAGCGGCTGGCCGACGACTGAGGAGCCCCGCCGGGCCGCCGGCGCGGCGGGGCCCGGACGCTCAGCCCGGCAGGGTCTCCCCGCCGACCGGTGCGAGCACCTCGCCGGTGTAGTACGACGAAAGCCGCGGCGCCGCGAAGAACACGAAGGACGGCGCGATCTCGTCCGCGGACGCGGGACGCCCCATCGGGGTCTGCTCGCCGAACCCGTCGACCTTGTCGGGCGGCATCGTCGCCGGGATCAACGGCGTCCACACCGGACCCGGGGCGACGCAGTTGACCCGGATGCCGCGGGGGGTCAGCGACTGCGCGAGCGAGTAGGTCAGCGACTGCACCGCGCCCTTGGTGGCCGAGTAGTCGATGAGGCTCTTGTTCCCGCGCAGGCCGTTGATCGATCCGGTGTTCACGATCGCGCCGCCGTCGGGCAGGTGCTCCAGGGCCGCCTTCGTCACCCGGAAGTAGCTGTGGATGTTGACCTCGAAGGTCCGCAGCCAGGCGTCGTCCTCGATGTCGGTGAGCGCGTCGACCGGTTCCTGGGTGGCGATGTTGTTCACGACGGTGTCGAGCGCGCCCAGCTCCTCGACGGTGCGCCGCACGATGTCGGCACAGTGCGCGGCGTCCCCGAGGTCACCGGGGAGGGTCAGGCAGCGCCTCCCCTCGGCGCGGACGAGCCCGGCGGTGTGCTCGGCGTCGTCGTGCTCCTCCAGGTAGGCCAGGGCGACGTCGGCGCCCTCCTTGGCGAACGCGACGCACACCGCGCGCCCGATGCCGGAGTCACCACCGGTGACCAGGGCGACGGTGCCGGCGAGCAGGTCGCGGCCCTGGTAACCGCGCATCTCGTCGCGGGGACCGGGGTCCATCGCGCCGGTGTCGCCGGGCGGGCTCTGCTGCTGGGCGGGCGGGCTGTCGGACACGGGGCTCCCTCTCGATCGGTCCGTGACCGGCGACGGGACGAGCCCGCCGACGGGCCGGGACGGTGCGCCGGCGGGTGCGGCCGAAGGGGGACCACGGCCGCACCCGTCGGCCACGCCGCGCCTACCCGCGTCGCCCGGGGCGAAACGGCTGCGTGTGCGCGCCCGCCGGTGGGGTAGTCCGGTCCCCGTGCGGCCGTCCGGTCGCGCGGCACGAGAGGAGACCCGATGGACGCGGAGCGGGCACGCACCCTGCTGACCGACGAACTGGACCAGCTGGAGGGCAGCTCGGCGGTGACCGAGCGGCCGGCGCCGGGTGACGACCGCGTCGGCGAGGGTCTCGACTTCGGCGACGAGGGCGCGCGGGCCTACGAGACCATGGCCTACGACCTCGACGAGAACACCCGCCGGGCCCGCACCGCGCGGGTCCGGGCAGCGCTGACCCGTCTGGACAAGGGTGAGTACGGACGCTGCGACGTGTGCGGCGAGCAGATCGACGACGAGCGGCTGGAGGCGCGCCCCGACACCGACCGGTGCCGCGACCACCCCGAGGACGCCGCGCAGATGGCCGGCCCCGTCGAGGGCTGACCCGGTACGCGGACGGGCCCGGCACCCGCTCGGGATGCCGGGCCCGTCGACGTCGTGCGGGTGGGTCAGGCGGTCGCACCCTCCGGGTGCACCGGGTGCTTCCCCTCGGCGAACTCCTCGATCAGCTTCGCGCAGAACGCGTCGAGGTCGTCGGGGTTGCGGCTGGTGACCAGGCCCTTGTCGTTCACGACCTGCTCGTCGACGACGGTCGCGCCTGCGTTGCGCAGGTCGGTCCGGATGCTCGGGAACGACGTGAGGGTGCGGCCCTTCACCACGTCGGCCTCGACCAGCGTCCACGGGCCGTGGCAGATCGCGCCGACCGGCTTGCCCGCCGTGAAGAAGGCCTTCACGAACGCCACGGCGGTGGCGTCGGCCCGGAGGTTGTCCGGGTTCACGGTGCCGCCGGGCAGCACCAGGGCGTCGTACTCGTCGGCGGACACGTCGGCGACGGCCCGGTCGACGTCGAGCTTCTCGTCCGGGTTGATGTCGGCCGACATCGACTGGATCGGGTCCGTGGACAGCGAGACCACCTCGACCCGGGCGCCGGCCTTCTGCAGCTCCTCGCGGGGCTGGACCAGCTCGACCTTCTCCACGCCGTCCGCGGCCAGGATCGCGACGGTCCGGCCCTGCAGTTCGTTCGCCACCGTGGGTTCCTCCTCGGTCTCGTGCTCGTGCGTTGTCCCCTCCCGGCTTCCCGCTGTGGGCACGGTCAATCGCGCACGACGGGACCGGGCACTGTCGCCGTCCACCGCGCCGGGCTACCCTGCCCCCTGAGTAGCGCGGCGACACCCAGGAGGCGGAGATGGACGCACGGACGGCGGCGGCGTCCCAGGTGTGCTCGGTGGCCCGCACCGCGGCGCTGCTGGCCGACCCGTGGACGGTGCTGCTCGTGCGCGACCTCGGCCGCGGGGTCGCCCGCTTCGACGAGCTGGCCCGCGGCCTGGGCGTCGCACGCACCGTCCTGAGTCGGCGGCTGTCCGAGCTGGTCGGCGACGGCGTCGTCGAACGGGTGGACTACCGCGAGCCCGGCGCCCGGACCCGCGCCGAGTACCGCCTGACCCGCCGCGGCCGCGACCTGGGCGTGGTCCTGGCCGCGCTCATGGACTTCGGCGACCGGCACCTCGCCGGCGACGCCGGCCCGCCCGTGGTCCGCGTGCACACCGGCTGTGGTGCCCCGGTGCGCCTGGTGAGCGTGTGCACCGCCGGACACCGCCTGGGTCGCGGCGACGACGTCCACCTCGAACCGGGCCCCGGAGCCCCCGTCCCCGAGCAGGAGCCACGATGACCT harbors:
- a CDS encoding nuclear transport factor 2 family protein, producing MQRHIAPDDSAPAGAAPGDTPRGDHPGPDDTALIDRRVRAFADALQAFERDGGAEDLLARFRDGATAERLDGCGARTDLGAFWQEYLSPFDHVATTFRHAVQTRDSVALEWHSDAVLAGGGPVTVRGVTVLDLTDATDDDGSGTVTALRTYYDTAVFVTPPHARA
- a CDS encoding SigB/SigF/SigG family RNA polymerase sigma factor, encoding MQSPTLSTRPTTTTRDGRRGYDDLIPDLDQLAGTEPGTPGRDALREYVIREFRPLVRNLSRRFAAPGRGVEDIEQAGMLGLVKAVDRYDPSSATGGPLGYLVPSIRGEMKRHLRDYSWAVRVPRDLKELAVTVGRVADELGQRLGRPPRPSEIATEVGVPIGEVVDALGALESHHAKSLDAPVGDDGSGEGLSLAERMGSEDPALDLAAHGPGMRAALNELPERERRMLVLRFYGDRTQSQIATELGISQMHVSRLLSRTLARLRERLADD
- a CDS encoding SDR family oxidoreductase, producing MDPGPRDEMRGYQGRDLLAGTVALVTGGDSGIGRAVCVAFAKEGADVALAYLEEHDDAEHTAGLVRAEGRRCLTLPGDLGDAAHCADIVRRTVEELGALDTVVNNIATQEPVDALTDIEDDAWLRTFEVNIHSYFRVTKAALEHLPDGGAIVNTGSINGLRGNKSLIDYSATKGAVQSLTYSLAQSLTPRGIRVNCVAPGPVWTPLIPATMPPDKVDGFGEQTPMGRPASADEIAPSFVFFAAPRLSSYYTGEVLAPVGGETLPG
- a CDS encoding TraR/DksA family transcriptional regulator, whose protein sequence is MDAERARTLLTDELDQLEGSSAVTERPAPGDDRVGEGLDFGDEGARAYETMAYDLDENTRRARTARVRAALTRLDKGEYGRCDVCGEQIDDERLEARPDTDRCRDHPEDAAQMAGPVEG
- a CDS encoding type 1 glutamine amidotransferase domain-containing protein — translated: MANELQGRTVAILAADGVEKVELVQPREELQKAGARVEVVSLSTDPIQSMSADINPDEKLDVDRAVADVSADEYDALVLPGGTVNPDNLRADATAVAFVKAFFTAGKPVGAICHGPWTLVEADVVKGRTLTSFPSIRTDLRNAGATVVDEQVVNDKGLVTSRNPDDLDAFCAKLIEEFAEGKHPVHPEGATA
- a CDS encoding winged helix-turn-helix transcriptional regulator, which produces MDARTAAASQVCSVARTAALLADPWTVLLVRDLGRGVARFDELARGLGVARTVLSRRLSELVGDGVVERVDYREPGARTRAEYRLTRRGRDLGVVLAALMDFGDRHLAGDAGPPVVRVHTGCGAPVRLVSVCTAGHRLGRGDDVHLEPGPGAPVPEQEPR